One genomic window of Vibrio mangrovi includes the following:
- a CDS encoding DUF2835 domain-containing protein translates to MKYFYFSIHIPYQEYLAHYSGSASHIVVRTDNGLTLQLPATHFRPYLTQFGLKGRFRLTTDEQHKFQRLELI, encoded by the coding sequence ATGAAGTATTTTTATTTTTCCATTCATATTCCTTATCAGGAATATCTTGCTCACTATTCCGGCTCGGCAAGTCACATTGTGGTCAGAACGGACAATGGTCTAACCCTTCAACTTCCTGCGACTCACTTCCGTCCATATCTGACCCAGTTCGGGTTGAAAGGTCGGTTTCGTCTGACGACAGATGAACAGCATAAATTCCAGAGACTCGAATTAATTTGA
- the pepN gene encoding aminopeptidase N: protein MASTLQAKYRKDYQSPSHTITDINLTFDLHESQTRVVAISQVKQLQQTNQLILDGENMELVSVQVNQQPWSHYQVVDTTLELNDLPAEFELQIETLINPAENTALEGLYLSDGAFCTQCEAEGFRRITYYLDRPDVLARYTTTIIAPQNYPYLLSNGNKVEEGVTEDGKSWVRWEDPHPKPSYLFALVAGDFDVLRDSYQTVSGRNVALEIFVDKGNLDRAHHAMRSLINAMKWDEQRFGLEYDLDIYMVVAVDFFNMGAMENKGLNVFNSKFVLANDQTATDNDYLGIEAVIGHEYFHNWTGNRVTCRDWFQLSLKEGLTVFRDQEFSSDLGSRAVNRIHNVRIIRGPQFAEDASPMSHPIRPEKVIEMNNFYTLTVYEKGSEVIRMIHTLLGESNFQKGMKLYFERHDGTAATCEDFVSAMEDASGVDLKQFRLWYSQSGTPELRVSSVYHEADKTFTLSVRQHTASTADQKEKQALHIPLGIEIYDQQGNIIELQCNGKAVSDVLDITETEQSFVFESVTSQPIVSLLRDFSAPVKLVYDYRDEELAFLMVHAKNEFARWDAGQMLIGKYIRSNIERVQQEQSVELPESVIDAFRGVLLDPSLEHAFIAEMLALPNHNEVSGWFDSVDVDAIESVLHSIKISLGQELQDEFSALYHSLKQDEYTIEHPAIGQRSLRNTCLSYLALTEQGESLVQAQYQNANNMTDTMAAMSAANQAELTCRETLMDDYSAKWKHDGLVMDKWFALQGTNPAKDTLTVIQNAMNHEAFTLKNPNRIRSLIGSFLNQNPARFHDKSGAGYRFAGEILQKLNATNPQVASRLVDPLLKYKRYDETRQKLMKQELEALLNMDDLAKDLYEKVTKALEA, encoded by the coding sequence ATGGCAAGTACGCTTCAAGCCAAATATCGTAAAGATTATCAGTCGCCTTCTCATACGATTACCGATATTAATCTCACCTTTGATCTTCATGAAAGCCAAACCCGGGTTGTTGCCATTTCTCAGGTAAAACAGTTACAGCAGACAAATCAGCTGATTTTAGATGGGGAGAATATGGAGTTGGTGAGTGTTCAGGTGAACCAGCAACCATGGAGCCATTATCAGGTTGTGGATACGACTCTTGAACTGAATGATCTTCCTGCTGAATTTGAGCTACAAATTGAAACACTGATTAATCCGGCAGAGAATACTGCTCTGGAAGGGCTGTATCTGTCTGATGGGGCATTCTGTACACAATGTGAAGCAGAAGGGTTCCGCCGGATCACCTATTATCTGGATCGACCGGATGTTCTGGCTCGTTATACAACGACAATTATTGCACCACAAAATTATCCTTATCTCCTCAGCAACGGCAACAAAGTTGAAGAAGGTGTAACTGAAGATGGAAAATCCTGGGTACGTTGGGAAGACCCACATCCGAAACCGTCTTATCTGTTTGCATTGGTTGCCGGTGATTTCGATGTTCTTCGGGATAGCTACCAGACTGTTTCCGGACGTAATGTTGCGTTAGAAATATTCGTTGATAAAGGTAATCTGGATCGTGCACACCATGCAATGCGCTCTTTGATTAATGCAATGAAATGGGATGAACAGCGATTCGGGCTGGAATACGACCTGGATATCTATATGGTGGTGGCCGTTGACTTCTTTAATATGGGAGCTATGGAAAATAAAGGGTTAAATGTTTTTAACTCCAAGTTTGTTCTGGCCAATGACCAGACCGCTACAGACAATGACTATCTGGGAATTGAAGCTGTTATCGGTCATGAATATTTTCATAACTGGACCGGGAATCGTGTAACCTGCCGGGACTGGTTCCAACTGAGTCTGAAAGAAGGGTTGACTGTTTTTCGTGATCAGGAATTTTCTTCGGATCTGGGGTCCAGAGCTGTAAACCGGATTCATAATGTCCGGATTATTCGTGGGCCACAATTTGCCGAAGACGCATCACCGATGTCACATCCGATTCGTCCTGAAAAAGTTATTGAGATGAATAACTTCTATACTCTGACCGTATATGAAAAAGGGAGTGAAGTGATTCGTATGATTCATACTTTACTGGGAGAAAGTAACTTTCAGAAAGGGATGAAGCTTTATTTCGAACGCCATGACGGTACGGCAGCCACATGCGAAGATTTTGTTTCGGCAATGGAAGATGCTTCCGGTGTCGATTTGAAACAGTTCCGCTTATGGTACAGCCAGTCTGGTACTCCTGAACTGCGGGTCAGTAGTGTTTATCATGAAGCAGATAAGACATTTACTTTATCAGTCAGACAACACACGGCATCAACCGCAGATCAAAAAGAAAAGCAGGCACTTCATATTCCTTTAGGTATAGAAATTTATGACCAACAGGGAAATATCATTGAGTTACAGTGTAACGGAAAGGCTGTCTCTGATGTTCTGGATATCACTGAAACCGAGCAGTCGTTTGTATTTGAATCGGTCACAAGTCAGCCGATTGTCTCCTTGCTTAGAGATTTCTCTGCACCGGTTAAACTCGTTTATGATTACCGTGACGAAGAACTGGCATTTTTGATGGTGCATGCGAAAAATGAATTTGCCCGTTGGGATGCCGGACAAATGTTGATCGGGAAATATATTCGTTCAAATATTGAGCGGGTACAACAGGAACAGTCAGTTGAACTGCCGGAGTCTGTTATTGATGCATTCCGGGGTGTATTGCTTGATCCATCTCTGGAACATGCATTTATTGCAGAAATGCTGGCATTACCAAACCATAATGAAGTGTCAGGCTGGTTTGATTCTGTTGATGTTGACGCAATTGAGTCAGTTCTTCACTCAATCAAAATCTCTTTAGGTCAGGAATTACAGGATGAGTTTTCGGCACTTTATCACTCGCTGAAGCAGGATGAATATACTATTGAGCATCCGGCGATTGGTCAGCGTTCTTTAAGAAATACCTGTTTATCTTATTTGGCTTTGACGGAACAAGGGGAATCTCTGGTTCAGGCTCAATATCAGAATGCAAATAATATGACGGATACGATGGCAGCGATGTCGGCAGCGAATCAAGCCGAGTTGACTTGCCGTGAAACGTTGATGGATGACTATAGTGCTAAGTGGAAACATGATGGACTGGTTATGGATAAATGGTTTGCACTACAGGGAACCAACCCGGCGAAAGATACGTTGACCGTGATTCAGAATGCTATGAATCATGAAGCCTTCACGCTGAAAAATCCAAATCGTATCCGGAGTCTGATTGGTTCATTTTTGAATCAGAACCCAGCCCGGTTCCATGATAAATCTGGTGCAGGTTACCGTTTTGCCGGTGAAATTTTACAGAAATTAAATGCTACCAATCCTCAGGTTGCTTCACGTTTGGTTGATCCGTTGCTGAAATATAAACGTTATGATGAAACGCGCCAGAAATTAATGAAGCAAGAGTTAGAAGCTTTACTTAATATGGATGATCTGGCAAAAGATCTATATGAAAAAGTGACCAAAGCACTGGAAGCTTAA
- the prc gene encoding carboxy terminal-processing peptidase — MKCRSKLTLIAAGLWLAVSSVQASAPSISESDLPVLAPEKQHSLATERVKNKFTQSHYKHIYLDDDFSKKIFQRYLGLLDYNRNIFTQKDIDGFKQWSVELDDQLNSGSDQIAFDVYNISVKKRYERFKYALSLLDHEIKFDTDESIELDRSKEAWPKSQQELDDLWRKRVKYDALNLKLAGKKWPEIKETLTKRYNNAIKRLTQTHSEDVFQLYMNAFARQIDPHTSYLSPRSAEQFKSEMNLSLEGIGAVLQLTDDYTVIRSLVAGGPADKSNKLAEGDRIIGVGQEGKDIVDVIGWRLDDVVQLIKGPKGTIVKLQVLPEGKNAKSYVVTITRDKIRLEDRAVKSKVIERDGKKIGVLEVPSFYVGLSRDTDKLLSEFKQQHIDGVIVDLRNNGGGALTEATGLTGLFIQKGPVVQVRDSRGRVNINSDTDDKSSYDGPLTVLINRYSASASEIFAAAMQDYDRAVILGENSYGKGTVQQHYSLNGIYDLFSEPLGYIQYTIQKFYRINGGSTQDKGVAPDIAFPTAVDPSETGESVEDNALPWDSIGKAEYSKVHHYKKLIQMLQKRHEKRIAKDMEFQFIAEDIAKYKQEKDDNLLSLNEAVRHREADAADALTLKRINLRQKSEGHKPYTKLEDVPKDYVAPDAYLDEAVAITVDMVYLGSS; from the coding sequence ATGAAATGCCGTTCAAAACTGACATTAATTGCTGCTGGCCTATGGCTGGCAGTCTCTTCTGTTCAAGCCTCAGCGCCTTCAATCAGTGAATCAGATCTTCCCGTTCTTGCTCCCGAAAAACAGCATTCGCTTGCGACGGAACGGGTTAAGAATAAATTTACCCAATCGCATTATAAGCATATCTATCTGGATGATGATTTTTCCAAAAAGATATTTCAGCGTTATCTCGGACTATTGGATTACAACCGTAATATCTTTACTCAAAAAGATATTGATGGTTTTAAACAGTGGTCGGTTGAATTGGATGATCAACTGAATTCAGGTAGCGATCAGATTGCTTTTGATGTGTATAACATCTCGGTTAAAAAACGATACGAGCGATTTAAATATGCGCTTTCGTTATTGGATCATGAGATCAAATTTGACACCGATGAATCCATCGAATTGGATCGTTCCAAGGAGGCTTGGCCTAAGAGTCAGCAGGAATTGGATGACTTATGGCGCAAGCGGGTAAAATATGACGCGTTGAATTTGAAATTAGCCGGAAAAAAATGGCCGGAAATTAAAGAAACGCTTACGAAACGCTATAACAATGCCATTAAACGTTTGACCCAGACGCATAGTGAAGATGTGTTCCAGCTGTATATGAATGCATTTGCCCGTCAGATCGATCCGCATACCAGTTATCTTTCTCCCCGTAGTGCAGAGCAGTTTAAGTCTGAAATGAATCTGTCACTGGAAGGTATTGGTGCGGTGTTACAATTGACGGATGACTATACGGTTATTCGTTCATTGGTTGCCGGCGGGCCTGCCGATAAGAGTAATAAGCTTGCCGAAGGTGATCGGATTATCGGTGTTGGTCAGGAAGGTAAAGATATCGTTGATGTGATTGGATGGCGTCTGGATGATGTCGTGCAGTTGATCAAGGGACCGAAAGGCACGATTGTTAAACTGCAGGTGCTTCCTGAAGGCAAAAACGCTAAGAGTTACGTTGTCACTATTACCCGTGATAAGATTCGTCTGGAAGACCGGGCGGTGAAATCAAAAGTAATTGAACGGGATGGTAAAAAAATTGGTGTACTTGAGGTTCCCAGTTTTTATGTCGGCCTTTCCCGGGATACCGATAAGTTGCTGAGTGAATTCAAACAGCAGCATATCGATGGTGTAATTGTTGATCTGCGAAATAATGGTGGCGGTGCATTGACCGAAGCAACAGGATTGACTGGTCTGTTTATTCAGAAAGGTCCGGTTGTGCAGGTTCGTGATAGCCGGGGACGGGTAAATATTAACAGTGATACTGATGACAAGAGCAGCTATGATGGTCCGTTAACTGTCTTGATTAACCGTTACAGTGCTTCAGCTTCTGAAATATTTGCCGCGGCCATGCAGGATTATGATCGGGCGGTTATTCTGGGTGAGAATTCCTATGGTAAAGGAACTGTTCAGCAACACTATTCGCTGAATGGTATCTATGATTTATTCAGTGAGCCATTGGGATATATTCAGTACACGATTCAGAAATTCTATCGTATCAATGGTGGCAGTACGCAGGATAAGGGCGTTGCTCCTGACATTGCGTTTCCGACGGCGGTTGACCCGAGTGAAACCGGAGAAAGTGTTGAAGATAATGCTTTACCCTGGGACAGCATCGGTAAAGCTGAATACAGCAAAGTTCATCATTATAAAAAGTTGATCCAGATGCTGCAAAAGCGCCATGAAAAGCGGATCGCAAAAGATATGGAATTTCAGTTTATTGCGGAAGATATTGCCAAATATAAGCAAGAGAAAGATGATAATTTACTTTCTCTGAATGAAGCAGTCAGACACCGTGAAGCTGATGCCGCAGATGCACTGACGCTGAAACGGATTAATCTGCGTCAGAAAAGTGAAGGGCATAAACCTTACACTAAACTGGAAGATGTACCGAAAGACTATGTGGCACCAGATGCTTATCTGGATGAGGCCGTTGCGATTACGGTGGATATGGTCTACCTGGGTTCTTCTTAA
- the proQ gene encoding RNA chaperone ProQ, with amino-acid sequence MENTEKLKNSKEVIAYIAECFPKCFTLEGEAKPLKIGIFQDLVERLEGDPKVSKTQLRAALRQYTSSWRYLHGVKPGAERVDLDGNPCGTLEQEHVEHAQNTLAESKAKVQARRKEKQKQEKNSQPKAKKPNPKAKTAKRVQEKTVQARALKVDELSVGRQVKVNMGKGNMAATIVEINKEDVRVQLGNGLQMVVKAEHLRA; translated from the coding sequence ATGGAAAACACTGAAAAGTTAAAAAACAGCAAAGAAGTGATTGCATATATTGCTGAATGTTTCCCAAAATGCTTTACTCTGGAAGGTGAAGCAAAACCACTGAAAATTGGTATTTTTCAAGATCTTGTTGAACGCTTGGAAGGTGATCCGAAGGTGAGTAAGACTCAGCTTCGTGCTGCGTTGAGACAATATACTTCTTCATGGCGTTATCTGCATGGTGTGAAACCCGGCGCAGAACGAGTTGACTTAGATGGGAACCCGTGTGGTACATTAGAGCAGGAACATGTCGAGCATGCCCAGAATACGCTGGCCGAGAGCAAAGCGAAAGTTCAGGCTCGCCGTAAAGAAAAACAAAAGCAGGAAAAGAATTCTCAGCCTAAGGCCAAGAAACCGAATCCTAAGGCGAAAACTGCAAAACGAGTTCAGGAAAAAACTGTACAAGCCCGTGCTTTGAAGGTTGATGAGCTAAGTGTTGGTCGTCAGGTTAAAGTAAATATGGGTAAAGGCAACATGGCTGCGACCATTGTTGAGATCAATAAGGAAGATGTGCGCGTACAGCTTGGAAATGGCCTGCAAATGGTTGTAAAAGCGGAGCACTTGCGCGCATAA
- a CDS encoding GAF domain-containing protein → MGIEQYRLLTKQAVALIGAETDLIANLANLSALLNMELTDINWVGFYLLRDDELILGPFQGKPACIRIPVGRGVCGTAIQTSSVQRIDDVHQFEGHIACDAASRSELVIPFSANGQLIGVLDIDSPIQGRFSEIDAQGLTEMMNHVEKLFNSQTNASLFIV, encoded by the coding sequence ATGGGAATTGAGCAGTACCGACTTTTAACAAAGCAAGCTGTGGCGTTGATTGGGGCTGAAACCGACTTGATCGCCAATCTGGCAAATTTATCCGCACTTCTCAATATGGAACTGACTGATATCAATTGGGTCGGGTTTTATCTGTTACGGGATGATGAATTAATTCTGGGGCCGTTTCAGGGCAAACCAGCCTGCATCCGAATTCCGGTAGGACGGGGCGTGTGCGGAACTGCAATCCAGACCTCAAGTGTACAACGTATTGATGATGTTCATCAGTTTGAAGGACATATCGCCTGCGATGCAGCCAGTCGTTCTGAACTTGTCATTCCATTTTCTGCCAATGGTCAACTGATCGGCGTTCTTGATATCGATAGTCCGATTCAGGGACGATTTTCTGAGATTGATGCACAAGGTTTGACAGAAATGATGAATCATGTAGAAAAGCTGTTTAATTCACAGACTAACGCGTCATTATTTATAGTCTGA